In Carcharodon carcharias isolate sCarCar2 chromosome 33, sCarCar2.pri, whole genome shotgun sequence, a genomic segment contains:
- the LOC121272179 gene encoding schwannomin-interacting protein 1-like codes for MDSGGELLSSLISHSDSSQSQLIEQKPLAGPGSGSSDDDEGFQDCEQKTPEGQGDASQRGLEASRESDGLLVGGSSAANPVEGLSAPRNNNTPAAAQPTKAPPTPGTLLPDEAGNDMPIMDWEALENHIAGLQLRENEKQAREQSRNPTVVATDHLPLGRRKMDGAHRFTSRERTDNSSWQMTGFSCTTRFHSRMNLQLCFINDSSSESDTEEPVSRASATSSPQGTPDEGRHTEGSLLSRKKELESEAKRGLALVKRRLDLERQQSKDAEGRGRALELSHLQEMNVTKLQNLQTSIFSQIHCLNTQLMELLETRDDLKTKQDAMLVEIGDLTH; via the exons ATGGATTCAGGAGGAGAATTGCTCAGTTCCCTGATATCTCACTCGGACTCCAGTCAATCACAGCTCATCGAGCAGAAGCCACTGGCAGGACCAGGATCCGGTTCCTCCGACGACGATGAGGGCTTTCAGGACTGCGAGCAGAAGACGCCTGAGGGTCAGGGAGATGCGAGTCAGAGGGGTTTGGAAGCCTCAAGGGAGTCAGACGGCCTCCTGGTTGGAGGGAGCAGTGCTGCCAATCCAGTAGAGGGCCTCTCGGCGCCGAGGAACAATAACACCCCAGCAGCAGCTCAGCCAACCAAGGCTCCTCCAACGCCGGGGACCTTACTGCCAGATGAAGCAGGGAATGATATGCCCATCATGGACTGGGAGGCCTTAGAGAACCACATCGCTGGCCTTCAGCTCCGGGAGAATGAGAAACAGGCACGAGAACAGAGCCGCAACCCAACCGTTGTGGCCACAGACCATTTG CCCTTGGGGAGGAGAAAGATGGATGGTGCACACAGATTCACATCCCGGGAAAGAACCGATAATAGTAGTTGGCAGATGACGGGTTTTAGCTGCACCACACG attccaCAGTCGGATGAACCTGCAGTTGTGTTTTATCAACGACAGCAGCAGTGAGAGTGACACCGAGGAACCTGTCAGCAGAGCCTCCGCCACGTCATCTCCTCAG GggactccagatgagggcaggcaCACTGAAGGAAGCCTTCTGTCTCGCAAGAAGGAGCTGGAGAGTGAAGCAAAGCGAGGCCTCGCCTTGGTGAAGAGGAGACTCGACCTGGAGAGGCAACAA TCGAAAGATGCTGAAGGGAGGGGCAGAGCTCTGGAACTGAGTCACCTGCAAGAGATGAATGTGACAAAACTTCAGAATCTGCAAACCAGCATCTTCTCCCAAATTCATT